A genomic stretch from Leishmania donovani BPK282A1 complete genome, chromosome 36 includes:
- a CDS encoding aldehyde dehydrogenase, putative, with translation MSKLFRTVGAKGFQPFDWANAAQYASGTTPMMREPACYINGAWVASALSDKTVTVEDPCTNQIIGAIPCMGYAETTAAIEAARAVFESWREVMPRQRAAAVRRWGELMRKHCDVVANILSRESGKVIAEGKVEVLYAQGYADWYAGEAERIYGDIIPGPRPGVQTTVFREPVGVVGIITPWNFPAAMIMRAACGAIAAGCTVVLKPAELTPFTAMALAQLADEAGIPPGVFNVVAGDAPKIGDALAESFDVRKVSFTGSTRVGQHLYRRCSETMKKVSMELGGNAPCIVFEDADLPRAADQLIAAKFRNAGQTCICVNRALVQASVYEEFKSLVADRVRALKVGNSFDPAVKVGAMIGSATLERMTRVVEDAVEKGATLMVGGKAVKGGGYFFEPTLLTNVPHDATLCCHDELFGPVLPLVPFDTEDAAVKMANDTRAGLASYFFTSDYRRQHRVARALRYGMVGVNDSALSSPAAPFGGVKESGLGRDGSKYGIESFVDIKYVLFSTV, from the coding sequence ATGTCGAAGCTGTTCCGAACGGTTGGTGCCAAGGGTTTTCAGCCCTTCGATTGGGCTAACGCGGCTCAGTACGCCTCGGGTACCACGCCCATGATGAGGGAGCCGGCCTGCTACATCAACGGCGCGTGGGTCGCAAGCGCGCTCTCGGACAAGACGGTGACCGTCGAGGATCCGTGTACAAACCAGATCATCGGGGCTATTCCATGCATGGGCTACGCGGAGACGACGGCCGCTATCGAGGCCGCCAGGGCTGTGTTCGAGAGCTGGAGAGAAGTCATGCCGCGTcagcgcgccgcagcggtgcggcgctggggAGAGCTCATGCGGAAGCACTGTGACGTAGTTGCAAACATTCTCTCTCGCGAATCCGGCAAGGTCATCGCGGAGGGAAAGGTTGAGGTGCTGTACGCGCAAGGTTACGCGGACTGGtacgccggcgaggcggagcggatCTACGGCGACATCATCCCCGGCCCTCGCCCAGGTGTGCAGACGACTGTCTTCCGGGAGCCGGTCGGCGTTGTGGGCATCATTACCCCGTGGAACTTCCCGGCAGCGATGATCATGCGTGCCGCCTGCGGTGCCATCGCGGCCGGCTGCACCGTCGTACTCAAACCTGCCGAGCTCACCCCGTTCACGGCCATGGCGCTTGCCCAGCTCGCCGACGAAGCCGGCATCCCGCCAGGCGTCTtcaacgtcgtcgccggTGATGCCCCCAAGATCGGCGACGCACTCGCCGAGTCCTTCGACGTGCGCAAGGTCTCTTTCACCGGCTCCACCCGCGTCGGCCAGCACCTCTACCGTCGGTGCTCCGAGACGATGAAGAAAGTCAGCATGGAACTTGGCGGCAACGCGCCCTGTATCGTCTTTGAGGATGCCGACCTGCCTCGTGCCGCTGATCAGCTCATCGCCGCAAAGTTCCGCAACGCGGGCCAAACGTGCATCTGCGTGAACCGCGCGCTCGTGCAGGCGAGTGTCTATGAGGAGTTCAAGAGCCTCGTGGCCGACCGGGTGCGCGCGCTGAAGGTGGGCAACAGCTTTGACCCCGCCGTGAAGGTAGGTGCCATGATTGGAAGTGCCACGCTAGAGCGCATGACTCGCGTGGTGGAGGATGCTGTGGAGAAGGGGGCCACGCTGATGGTGGGTGGAAAGGCTGTGAAGGGCGGTGGCTACTTCTTCGAGCCGACGCTGCTCACTAACGTGCCGCACGACGCAACGCTGTGCTGCCACGACGAGCTCTTCGGCCCTGTTCTGCCCCTTGTGCCCTTCGACACGGAAGATGCTGCCGTAAAGATGGCCAACGACACTCGAGCCGGGCTGGCCTCGTACTTCTTCACCAGCGATTAccgtcgccagcaccgcgTTGCGCGGGCCTTGCGCTACGGCATGGTGGGTGTCAACGACAGCGCCCTTTCTAGTCCAGCGGCTCCGTTTGGCGGGGTCAAGGAGAGTGGGCTCGGCCGGGATGGGTCCAAGTATGGCATTGAATCCTTTGTCGACATCAAGTACGTCCTCTTCTCGACTGTCTAG
- a CDS encoding exoribonuclease 2, putative, with amino-acid sequence MGIAGFFLWLQRWYGDCIDNIPQDVVDAAFKGQTLPHSHASAYSYDNFYVDMNGLIHPCCHDTAPLPEPENEEEMFERMFDQLDLLVRVVRPKKCLVLCVDGVAPRSKMNQQRSRRFRAADERLESDAISNACADRIVSEYHLPRPRVRERWDHNVITPSTAFMERVALALEWYIMKKLNEDAAWRHLTVVFSDAHVPGEGEHKIMQYIRGLRSQPGYDYNTSHVIHGMDADLICLGLSTHEKHVCILRNQLTETFQPDHNRFCYFNLSTYREKLMQDFSNIEGMQFERVVDDFIFLCFFVGNDFLPHVPLVSIKTRGIEMLLDHYVRDFALHGYLTQLGEVDYAHLHIFLMNFTSKCMMKLTKEYYGVVRAKERAKQHVEERVTKTEAQVSEVLGTLLPDRSNAQEVSDALLALMSSARKERTRLVVDKQPLGFSYLDKAYRDAYYQHKFGWDPSANRAAFESHIRLCCAEYLRGLQWVMRYYTKGCPSWEWYFPYHYAPLLQDLAAFTATVNVEMRMSAPLHPVEQLLAVLPRLSVHALPEELHEAVNDPKSVLGKFYPAIVDVDFSEANFSYQGVLRIPFINCEALSKACRQLVELEEDFGSTFLYCHESTSLAKQLDALTGPSNSALPLATSLAPPVMPIPASVASTMPVAGRVGRYEAEWPRHEELQCPDPGMAKSTRYGGRIKSNQVNQYRYELSTQADYRPVLMGEEKATKNGAAAAAASKTSKRLEKEQSPPRHRKRGRDADHVVNSNDAKRKRGSSRHDDDRDRRERHRSNGEREQNGGSRRRSKDVDTCGASSSSPHTSSSKHRSKEEEKKRSQHETGSRESKSEAHPAPLSSSSRRAKKSREAKKELRPSEKVTPTKPSRHAHRQRRA; translated from the coding sequence ATGGGCATTGCTGGGTTCTTTTTGTGGTTGCAGCGATGGTACGGCGACTGCATCGACAACATCCCACAGGATGTGGTAGATGCTGCCTTCAAGGGTCAGACGCTTCCGCACAGCCATGCCAGTGCGTACTCGTACGACAACTTCTATGTGGACATGAACGGGTTGATTCACCCCTGCTGCCACGAtacggcgccgctgccggagccagagaacgaggaggagatgtTTGAGCGCATGTTCGACCAGCTTGACCTCCTCGTCAGGGTGGTGCGTCCGAAGAAGTGCCTCGTGCTGTGCGTTGATGGCGTCGCCCCACGTAGCAAGATGAatcagcagcgcagccgtcgcTTCCGTGCCGCAGACGAGCGCCTGGAGAGCGACGCCATCTCGAACGCCTGTGCAGACCGCATTGTCTCCGAGTATCACCTTCCCCGGCCACGCGTCCGGGAGCGCTGGGACCACAACGTCATAACCCCGTCCACGGCGTTCATGGAGCGCGTCGCCCTCGCGCTTGAGTGGTACATTATGAAGAAGCTAAACGAGGACGCCGCATGGCGCCACTTGACGGTCGTCTTCTCGGACGCGCACGTGCCgggcgagggcgagcacAAGATCATGCAATACATCCGCGGCCTGCGCTCGCAGCCCGGCTATGACTACAACACTAGCCACGTCATTCACGGCATGGATGCCGACCTCATCTGCCTCGGGCTGTCGACGCACGAGAAACATGTCTGCATCTTGCGCAACCAGCTCACCGAGACCTTCCAGCCAGATCACAATCGCTTCTGCTACTTTAACCTAAGCACGTACCGCGAGAAGCTTATGCAGGACTTTTCGAACATCGAGGGCATGCAGTTCGAGCGCGTCGTGGACGACTTCATCTTCCTCTGCTTCTTCGTCGGCAACGATTTCTTGCCGCACGTGCCGCTCGTGTCCATCAAGACGCGTGGCATCGAGATGCTCCTTGACCACTACGTGCGCGACTTCGCGCTGCACGGCTACTTGACCCAGCTCGGCGAGGTGGACTACGCCCACCTGCACATCTTCCTCATGAACTTCACTTCCAAGTGCATGATGAAGCTGACGAAGGAGTACTACGGCGTCGTCCGCGCTAAGGAGCGCGCAAAGCAGCACGTTGAGGAGCGCGTCACCAAGACGGAGGCTCAAGTATCGGAGGTGCTGGGGACCTTGCTGCCAGATCGCAGCAACGCACAAGAGGTCAGTGACGCGTTACTGGCGCTCATGTCATCTGCGCGGAAAGAGCGCACCCGCCTCGTCGTGGACAAGCAGCCGCTCGGGTTCTCCTACCTCGACAAGGCGTACCGCGACGCGTATTACCAGCATAAGTTCGGCTGGGACCCGTCGGCCAACCGTGCCGCCTTCGAGAGCCACATTCGGCTCTGCTGTGCCGAGTACCTGCGTGGGTTGCAGTGGGTCATGCGCTACTACACGAAGGGGTGCCCGTCGTGGGAGTGGTACTTTCCGTACCACTAcgccccgctgctgcaggactTGGCGGCGTtcacggcgacggtgaaTGTCGAAATGCGCATGAGCGCTCCTCTTCATCCAGtagagcagctgctggcggtgctaCCGCGGCTGAGCGTGCACGCCCTGcccgaggagctgcacgagGCCGTGAACGACCCCAAGTCCGTCTTGGGCAAGTTCTACCCCGCCATCGTCGATGTCGACTTTAGCGAAGCCAACTTCTCGTACCAAGGGGTACTGCGTATTCCCTTCATCAACTGCGAGGCCCTCAGCAAGGCCTGCCGACAGCTGGTTGAGTTGGAGGAGGACTTTGGCAGCACATTCCTCTACTGCCATGAGTCCACTTCACTAGCGAAACAGCTAGACGCTCTCACTGGGCCGAGCAACAGCGCATTGCCGCTGGCGACCAGcctggcgccgccggtgatgcCGATCCCCGCCTCGGTGGCATCGACGATGCCGGTTGCCGGCCGAGTGGGCCGCTATGAGGCGGAGTGGCCTCGAcacgaggagctgcagtgCCCCGACCCGGGCATGGCCAAGTCCACGCGCTACGGTGGACGCATCAAGTCGAACCAGGTGAACCAGTACCGCTACGAGCTCAGCACACAGGCCGACTACCGTCCCGTGCTCATGggcgaggagaaggcgaCCAAAaacggggcggcggcggcggccgcatcgAAGACGTCCAAGCGACTGGAAAAAGAACAgtcaccgccgcggcaccgcaaGCGGGGCCGCGACGCAGACCACGTCGTCAACAGTAACGACGCTAAACGCAAGAGAGGCTCCAGCcggcacgacgacgacagggACAGgcgcgagcgccaccgcagcaacggcgagAGGGAGCAGAATGGCGggagccggcgccgcagcaaggACGTCGACACGTGTGgggcctcttcctcctcgcctcaCACCTCATCTTCTAAGCATCGCtccaaggaggaggaaaagaagcgCTCGCAGCACGAGACTGGATCTCGCGAGAGTAAAAGTGAGGCTCACCCCGCACCCTTGTCTTCGTCATCTCGACGCGCCAAGAAGAGCCGCGAAGCGAAGAAGGAACTGCGACCGTCCGAAAAGGTGACGCCGACCAAGCCGTCGCGGCACGCtcatcgacagcggcgcgcgtga